From a single Bacillus sp. BGMRC 2118 genomic region:
- a CDS encoding phage portal protein: MGFLDTILRRNSELEFLFDLDLPYDSTHNAYLKKVALETCINFIGRTISQSDFRIMKNGKRQLDDWHYLLNVRPNTDQSAADFWQKFIYELIHENEVLVVLTDTNDLLIADSFNRNEYALYPDVFTDVTVKDYTFQRSFRMDEVIYLTYNNEKLTKFMSGMLEDYAELFWRMIETSKYSNQIRATVGIDSTQSLTTENQTKLQNFIDKLFTSFKKNALAIVPKLKGFDYNEVTDGANSGRSVEEIIKLKKSLIDDVANILGIPNALVHGELAEYETSIKAYVKFCIGPLIKKIRDELNAKLIDKKEYLSGSRIDVRGVTEMNPLEVADAVDKLIGSMAYTPNEVRVKLGDEPSSDPRLDEHYFTKNYQSANAVEGGEK, translated from the coding sequence GTGGGATTTTTAGACACAATATTGAGGCGCAATAGTGAGCTTGAATTCTTGTTTGACTTAGATCTTCCATACGACTCTACTCATAATGCGTACCTGAAAAAGGTTGCTTTAGAGACGTGTATAAATTTTATTGGTCGAACGATTAGTCAATCTGATTTTAGAATCATGAAAAACGGTAAGCGACAGTTGGATGATTGGCACTATCTTTTGAATGTACGTCCGAATACAGATCAGTCAGCTGCAGACTTCTGGCAGAAATTCATTTATGAGTTAATTCATGAAAATGAGGTTCTTGTTGTCTTAACAGATACAAATGATTTATTAATTGCAGATTCATTTAATAGAAATGAATATGCACTGTACCCAGATGTATTTACTGATGTGACAGTGAAAGATTATACCTTTCAGCGTTCGTTCAGAATGGATGAGGTTATTTATCTTACTTATAATAACGAGAAGTTAACAAAGTTTATGTCGGGTATGCTTGAAGATTACGCAGAGTTATTTTGGAGAATGATTGAGACAAGTAAGTATAGCAACCAAATAAGAGCGACTGTTGGAATTGATTCTACTCAATCTCTTACAACTGAAAACCAAACTAAACTTCAAAATTTCATCGATAAGCTTTTCACTTCCTTTAAGAAGAATGCACTGGCCATTGTTCCTAAGTTAAAAGGGTTTGATTATAACGAAGTAACTGATGGAGCTAATAGTGGCAGATCAGTTGAAGAAATTATTAAACTCAAAAAGTCCCTAATAGATGATGTTGCCAATATTTTAGGTATACCTAATGCATTAGTACATGGTGAACTTGCAGAATATGAAACAAGCATCAAAGCATATGTAAAGTTCTGCATAGGACCTTTAATAAAGAAAATTAGGGATGAATTGAATGCCAAATTAATCGACAAAAAGGAATACCTAAGCGGTTCGAGAATTGATGTTCGTGGAGTAACAGAGATGAATCCATTAGAAGTAGCCGATGCAGTTGATAAACTTATTGGAAGTATGGCTTATACACCAAACGAAGTTCGTGTGAAACTCGGTGATGAGCCATCATCAGACCCAAGACTAGACGAACATTACTTTACCAAGAACTATCAATCTGCAAATGCAGTTGAAGGAGGTGAGAAATAA
- a CDS encoding Clp protease ClpP, giving the protein MRTMTKEDFFKQFKNQFYVELLKNITQEFKAIHNEETNTTEITIYGVIGTSWWNDSFSARDIDEAIKAAGKNDLIINLNSPGGDAFDGISIFNRLKRHEGKVTIHVDGWACSAASVIAMAADELIMGLGSMLMIHEASNLVWGTKNDMRQMADVLEELEEGIIDIYMTKANVSREEIREKVYAETWFSAKRAVEIGFANNAEGTESLEPTNISNTVLDDNQKRQIINELQDILKPNNQPVEPSPTPTTIVNDVNERGSFNLLRKWR; this is encoded by the coding sequence ATGAGAACTATGACTAAAGAAGATTTCTTTAAACAGTTTAAAAACCAATTCTATGTTGAACTGTTAAAAAATATCACTCAAGAGTTTAAAGCGATTCACAATGAAGAAACTAATACTACTGAAATTACGATTTACGGGGTAATCGGTACATCATGGTGGAACGATAGCTTTTCTGCAAGAGATATTGATGAGGCTATTAAAGCAGCAGGAAAAAATGACCTGATTATCAATCTAAATAGCCCAGGCGGAGATGCGTTTGATGGTATTTCTATTTTTAATCGTTTAAAACGACATGAAGGTAAGGTAACTATTCATGTTGATGGCTGGGCGTGTTCAGCAGCTTCAGTTATCGCAATGGCAGCAGATGAATTAATCATGGGACTTGGTTCAATGTTAATGATCCATGAGGCTAGTAACTTAGTTTGGGGAACCAAGAATGATATGAGGCAAATGGCCGATGTACTGGAAGAACTTGAAGAGGGTATTATCGACATTTATATGACTAAAGCAAATGTTAGTCGTGAAGAAATTCGTGAAAAGGTGTATGCTGAAACTTGGTTTAGTGCTAAGAGGGCGGTAGAAATCGGCTTTGCTAATAATGCAGAAGGCACTGAATCACTTGAGCCAACAAATATCAGTAACACAGTCTTAGATGACAATCAAAAGCGACAAATCATTAATGAACTACAAGATATTTTAAAACCAAATAATCAACCGGTAGAACCTTCTCCAACACCAACGACAATCGTCAATGATGTTAATGAGAGAGGTTCTTTTAATTTACTTAGAAAATGGAGGTAA
- a CDS encoding phage major capsid protein, with translation MVMRIKGTMENFEAKKQSYMNVMKDENSTPEQLENSFSEMFTALQNDLSEQITAEARNEVHDAQILAARGQNVLTSTERKFFNEVIASGGFNEDTILPITTQERVFEDLVTEHPLLEAIGLQDLGAITRFIYSDPTKSYAWGALFGEIKGQISSAFREEQIGQLKLTAFAVIPKDMLELGPEYVERYVRTVLVESYSVGLEYGLVNGRGPAQNEPIGLMKDVAADTGAVTTKTSTGTLTFAPSEKGEVVAKELGGVVVALSKDAKDKARKVANKVVMVVNPIDAIKVQIGNTIQTVNGQWVTNLPYNITPIESEEVPEGKALFFVKGAYLAAIAGGYKINKFDETLAIEDARLYTMKQFANGKPKDNKTALVYDLNIDFTVAPTV, from the coding sequence ATGGTTATGAGAATTAAAGGTACAATGGAAAATTTCGAAGCTAAAAAGCAATCGTACATGAATGTTATGAAAGATGAGAATTCAACTCCTGAGCAATTAGAAAACTCATTCAGTGAAATGTTTACAGCTCTTCAAAATGACTTATCTGAACAGATTACTGCCGAGGCACGTAATGAAGTTCATGATGCACAGATCTTAGCAGCCCGTGGTCAAAATGTACTGACTTCAACAGAGCGAAAGTTCTTCAATGAGGTAATTGCTAGTGGTGGATTTAATGAGGATACTATCCTTCCAATCACTACTCAAGAGCGAGTGTTTGAGGACCTAGTAACAGAACATCCATTACTTGAAGCAATTGGTTTACAGGACCTTGGAGCAATTACTCGTTTTATTTATTCTGATCCAACTAAATCATATGCATGGGGAGCATTATTCGGTGAAATCAAAGGACAAATTTCATCTGCTTTCCGTGAAGAGCAAATTGGTCAATTAAAGCTTACAGCTTTCGCTGTTATTCCAAAGGATATGCTTGAACTTGGACCTGAGTATGTAGAACGTTATGTTCGCACTGTATTAGTTGAGTCTTATTCTGTGGGATTAGAGTACGGATTAGTAAATGGTCGCGGTCCTGCTCAAAATGAACCTATCGGATTAATGAAAGATGTGGCAGCTGATACTGGTGCTGTAACAACTAAAACGTCTACTGGAACTTTAACATTTGCTCCATCTGAAAAAGGAGAAGTTGTTGCTAAGGAACTGGGTGGAGTTGTTGTTGCATTATCTAAAGATGCTAAAGACAAAGCTCGTAAAGTTGCTAACAAAGTTGTTATGGTAGTGAATCCAATTGATGCAATTAAAGTACAAATTGGTAACACGATTCAAACTGTTAATGGTCAATGGGTAACTAACTTACCTTATAACATCACTCCTATTGAATCTGAAGAAGTACCAGAAGGAAAAGCATTGTTCTTTGTTAAAGGTGCATACTTAGCTGCTATTGCTGGTGGTTACAAGATTAATAAATTCGATGAAACTTTAGCAATTGAAGATGCTCGTCTATACACTATGAAGCAATTTGCTAATGGTAAGCCAAAGGATAACAAGACTGCATTAGTGTATGATCTTAATATCGATTTCACTGTAGCACCTACAGTATAA
- a CDS encoding phage head-tail adapter protein, which yields MQRQIQKPLHETFNDGVLQYGHKTTQRTVTKKRIGEIFTPTGTLYFKEMSYRESDYQMANTLGSRLDLKVKTPYPPSFRKNDKNKLVVLIDGQEFETIHVDHDLAKKYLFFYLQKVGGQNE from the coding sequence ATGCAGAGACAAATACAGAAACCACTACATGAGACCTTTAATGATGGCGTATTGCAATATGGTCATAAGACAACTCAAAGAACCGTTACAAAGAAAAGGATAGGAGAAATATTCACACCTACTGGCACTCTGTATTTTAAAGAGATGTCATATAGGGAAAGTGATTATCAGATGGCCAACACTCTTGGATCTAGGTTGGACCTAAAGGTAAAAACTCCTTATCCTCCTTCTTTTCGTAAAAATGATAAAAACAAACTAGTTGTACTAATCGATGGGCAAGAATTCGAAACGATACATGTAGATCACGACTTAGCTAAAAAGTATCTCTTTTTCTATCTACAGAAGGTAGGTGGTCAAAATGAATGA